Proteins encoded within one genomic window of Girardinichthys multiradiatus isolate DD_20200921_A chromosome 21, DD_fGirMul_XY1, whole genome shotgun sequence:
- the skida1 gene encoding SKI/DACH domain-containing protein 1 has translation MGDLECGFEEMKGVRLGYLLIKGKQMFALSQVFTDLLKNIPRTTVHKRMDHLKVKKHQCDLEELRKLKAINSIAFHAAKCTLISREDVEALYISCKTERVLKSAKKRKAKAACPRADDDEEEHAPSGVLRADAELMWKEKVWFSLHGTPQNLAVQSRTGRRELSPSSCLTDAKLPQFYHKAHGRDYRWTAKSSHKHFKNYETDKFAGNGFAVSQRHAFFRQPVLFQSAAAAAAAAAAAAAAQSRLSHSAGDPLHKRKRRREGGGRSKHAHLHAPSGLLVQPKSSGASFGAFHLTPDFYLDPRPHHHHHHHHHHHHHHHHNSNNESGFPESYSSDTESCSTYSDAQCRDSDFGSGFSSSSSSSEEEEDEDDTQSESSEVSSDEDEESSSQSDSSSVSSRASVQSIRFRRARVGLHTSKAPLVLQPTFHYNNQQHRTQSHADIRQDKHQKCDFGGTRTDCLQLNPAAEGNIFTEPAREKPCEADPNRTEEELVPYSPGHDLSKASHPASFRSRGFSAQSDPSKLQKCVDKREKLKLNTPPKKIKTESEESPATASPRSDSGRTAFSLSNVKVKVEESCDEYEYLQSQAAVVKCNGDKADLSGAIKHGGLSSSGIKVAEKSPDVAPRSPCGPEECKRSQDAPGSEEGEQRNKPCRASGREPKKPRISRTHTKQNVPRVNKAPSSSSSSSSSSSTTEDLRSGRKRSTASSAAAAASLAKTRFSLMANFPSPPSLIVDSNGDLCPAYSLSSLRGPGPPPPSHPVWRWQPGGQILPPPLHTQRPRKY, from the coding sequence ATGGGAGACCTGGAGTGTGGGTTTGAGGAAATGAAAGGAGTGCGACTGGGATACCTGCTCATCAAAGGGAAGcaaatgtttgctttgtctCAGGTCTTCACCGACCTGCTGAAGAACATCCCTCGGACCACGGTGCACAAGCGCATGGACCACCTGAAGGTGAAGAAGCACCAGTGCGACCTGGAGGAGCTCCGGAAGCTCAAGGCAATAAACTCCATCGCTTTTCACGCCGCTAAATGCACCCTCATATCGCGGGAGGACGTGGAGGCTCTGTACATCTCCTGCAAGACGGAGCGGGTGTTGAAGTCCGCCAAGAAGAGGAAAGCGAAAGCGGCGTGCCCCCGCGCGGACGACGACGAGGAGGAGCACGCGCCCTCGGGTGTCCTGCGCGCGGACGCGGAGctgatgtggaaggaaaaagtttggTTCAGTTTGCACGGCACCCCGCAGAATCTCGCGGTGCAGAGCAGAACGGGAAGAAGAGAGCTGAGTCCTTCTTCTTGCCTTACCGACGCCAAACTACCTCAATTTTACCACAAAGCCCACGGACGGGATTACCGTTGGACGGCTAAATCCAGCCACAAACACTTTAAAAACTATGAAACTGATAAATTTGCAGGGAATGGATTCGCTGTGAGCCAAAGGCACGCGTTTTTCCGGCAGCCGGTGTTGTTTCAGTCCGCcgccgcagcagcagcagcagcagcagcagcagcagcagctcagtccAGGCTCTCGCACTCAGCCGGCGACCCGCTCCACAAAAGGAAGAGGAGGCGCGAGGGGGGCGGCAGGAGCAAACACGCGCATCTGCACGCGCCGTCGGGGCTGCTGGTCCAGCCCAAATCCTCTGGAGCCTCTTTCGGCGCTTTCCACCTCACTCCGGATTTCTATCTGGACCCGCGACCTCACCAccatcatcaccaccaccaccaccatcatcatcatcaccaccacAACAGCAACAACGAGTCCGGCTTCCCGGAGAGCTACAGCAGCGACACCGAGTCCTGCAGCACATACTCGGACGCACAGTGCCGGGACTCGGACTTCGGCTCTGGGttttccagcagcagcagcagctccgaggaggaagaggatgaagaCGATACTCAGTCGGAAAGTTCGGAGGTCAGTTCAGATGAAGATGAGGAGAGTTCATCTCAGTCCGACTCCAGCTCCGTTTCAAGTCGCGCATCTGTCCAAAGCATCCGGTTCAGACGTGCGCGGGTGGGTCTCCACACCAGTAAAGCACCTTTGGTCCTGCAGCCCACCTTTCACTACAACAACCAGCAGCACAGGACGCAGAGCCATGCCGACATCAGGCAGGACAAACATCAAAAATGTGACTTTGGTGGAACAAGGACGGACTGTTTACAGTTAAACCCGGCTGCTGAGGGGAACATTTTCACTGAGCCCGCAAGAGAAAAACCGTGTGAAGCTGATCCAAACAGGACAGAGGAGGAGCTGGTTCCTTATTCTCCAGGGCACGACCTGAGCAAGGCCTCTCACCCAGCCTCATTCAGGTCCCGGGGATTCAGCGCACAGAGTGACCCTAGTAAGCTTCAGAAATGCGTCGACAAGCGGGAGAAGCTGAAACTGAACACCCCGCCGAAAAAAATAAAGACCGAGTCCGAGGAGTCCCCTGCAACCGCGTCCCCCCGCTCCGACAGCGGCAGGACGGCTTTCAGTCTCAGCAATGTGAAAGTTAAAGTGGAGGAAAGCTGCGATGAATATGAATACCTGCAGAGCCAGGCCGCTGTGGTCAAATGTAATGGAGATAAGGCAGATCTCAGCGGAGCCATCAAACATGGAGGCCTTTCCAGCAGCGGGATTAAAGTCGCGGAGAAAAGCCCCGACGTGGCCCCCAGGTCCCCTTGTGGTCCTGAGGAATGCAAGAGAAGCCAGGACGCCCCGGGCTCGGAGGAGGGGGAGCAGAGAAACAAACCCTGCAGGGCTTCAGGGCGAGAGCCGAAGAAACCCCGAATTTCCAGGACgcacacaaaacaaaatgtgcctAGAGTCAACAAGgctccctcttcctcctcctcatcttctTCGTCCTCTTCAACCACAGAGGATTTACGGAGCGGACGCAAGCGCAGCACCGCCAGCAGCGCAGCAGCAGCGGCTTCTCTCGCAAAAACGCGTTTTAGCCTTATGGCAAATTTCCCATCCCCACCGTCGCTCATCGTTGACAGCAACGGGGATTTGTGCCCTGCTTATTCCCTGAGCTCACTGAGAGGCCCCGGGCCTCCTCCTCCATCCCACCCCGTGTGGAGGTGGCAGCCAGGCGGCCAGATTCTCCCTCCCCCACTGCACACTCAGAGACCAAGGAAATACTGa